The Halomicronema hongdechloris C2206 genome includes a window with the following:
- a CDS encoding tetratricopeptide repeat protein: protein MVKQGAIPKGVIIGVLGIILAGWADFPQLTQPLWAQDQTPAGNSSAAEAELDRGLQLIKQGQVEAAIAAFRQAAQLDATLAPAHYNLGLAYRQQGQLQAAADAFWQAIQADPQLAMAYANLGAALIEGNNLEQATDYLERAIEIQPDLGIAHYNLGLVHRVRGNPEAAIASLQRAIQSNPNAPEPSYHVGLIYLNQGQPGEAEVAFRRALSLQEQYPEAHYNLGVALFNQGQLQAALDSFRQATDLRPTYANAYYSAGLTFIRLQQYEDARTVLDYARTLYLTQNNAPWARPSSKPAAATC, encoded by the coding sequence ATGGTTAAGCAAGGCGCTATCCCTAAGGGAGTCATCATTGGTGTCCTCGGTATCATCTTGGCGGGATGGGCCGACTTTCCCCAGTTGACGCAGCCGCTGTGGGCTCAGGATCAGACTCCGGCAGGGAATTCCTCGGCGGCTGAGGCCGAATTGGACCGGGGCCTGCAACTGATCAAACAAGGGCAGGTTGAGGCAGCTATTGCAGCCTTTCGGCAGGCGGCGCAGCTGGATGCTACTCTGGCCCCAGCCCACTATAATTTGGGACTGGCCTATCGGCAGCAGGGGCAACTGCAAGCGGCGGCAGATGCCTTTTGGCAGGCGATTCAGGCCGATCCGCAATTGGCGATGGCCTATGCCAATTTGGGGGCAGCTCTGATCGAGGGCAATAATCTGGAGCAAGCCACCGATTATTTGGAACGGGCCATTGAGATTCAACCAGACCTGGGCATTGCCCATTACAATCTGGGTTTGGTGCATCGAGTCCGGGGCAATCCGGAGGCTGCGATCGCATCCTTGCAACGGGCCATCCAGAGCAATCCAAATGCCCCGGAGCCGTCTTACCATGTGGGGTTGATTTATCTAAACCAGGGACAACCCGGGGAAGCCGAGGTCGCCTTCCGGCGAGCCCTGAGTCTTCAGGAGCAATATCCCGAAGCCCACTACAACCTTGGAGTCGCCCTCTTTAACCAGGGCCAGCTACAGGCAGCCCTCGATAGCTTTCGCCAGGCCACAGACCTACGCCCCACCTATGCCAATGCCTACTACAGCGCTGGGCTGACCTTCATCCGCCTGCAGCAGTACGAGGATGCCCGCACCGTATTAGACTACGCCCGCACTCTCTACCTCACCCAGAACAATGCTCCCTGGGCCAGGCCGAGCTCAAAGCCAGCTGCAGCGACTTGCTGA
- a CDS encoding ABC transporter ATP-binding protein: MNTPLIHFQDVCKVYGTGNTEVRALWHVNLTIDTGEYCAIMGPSGSGKSTAMNIIGCLDRPTSGDYYLDRQAVAQLDDDALAHIRNRNIGFVFQQFHLLPQLTAQENVELPMIYGSVPTAERQHRAAAALAQVGLGQRRHNKPTQLSGGQQQRVAIARAIVNQPLLLLADEPTGALDSQTTQEVMEIFAQLNREGMTVVMVTHEPDVARLARRIVWFRDGEVLDDHLAPDDIGHLTTTIS, translated from the coding sequence ATGAACACTCCTCTGATTCACTTCCAGGATGTCTGCAAGGTTTATGGGACCGGTAATACCGAGGTCAGGGCCCTATGGCATGTCAACTTGACCATCGATACCGGTGAATACTGCGCCATCATGGGGCCATCTGGTTCTGGCAAGTCCACCGCCATGAACATCATCGGCTGTCTCGATCGCCCCACCAGCGGAGACTATTATCTCGACCGCCAGGCCGTGGCCCAGTTGGACGATGATGCCCTGGCCCACATTCGCAATCGCAATATTGGTTTCGTCTTTCAGCAATTTCATCTGTTGCCGCAACTGACGGCCCAAGAGAATGTGGAGTTACCCATGATCTACGGCAGTGTGCCAACGGCAGAACGCCAGCACCGAGCCGCAGCGGCCTTGGCCCAAGTGGGGCTGGGTCAGCGCCGCCACAATAAACCCACCCAACTCTCGGGGGGCCAACAGCAGCGGGTAGCTATCGCTCGGGCCATTGTTAATCAACCGCTATTGCTGCTAGCAGATGAACCCACTGGGGCCTTAGACTCCCAGACGACCCAAGAGGTGATGGAGATTTTCGCCCAGCTTAATAGGGAGGGCATGACTGTTGTCATGGTGACCCACGAGCCCGATGTGGCTCGTCTGGCCCGACGCATTGTCTGGTTCCGCGACGGAGAAGTCCTCGATGATCATCTGGCCCCTGACGATATTGGCCACCTGACGACGACCATCAGCTGA
- a CDS encoding ABC transporter permease, producing the protein MDLQESLKMATRTLIAHRLRSALTMLGIVIGNASVIAMVGIGEGAQRFVNEQLQTLGPNVLFIVPGNRETRELGGLDVPRTLVVADATAIDNQVPTVAGVAPEFNTRELITYRNRSANASVVGSNEQFLQVRGFDMAQGRFISDLDLQRRSQVLVMGADLADRLFDQQSPIGQSIRVKGVSFEVIGVMAQKGSNLGLNYDDAVLMPITTQASRIVGRRSPYGIEVSFIAVSAKNRDSMDTAEFQITNLLRLRHNIRGDDDFFINSQNTLLNIAGTITGALTIMLAAIAGISLLVGGIGIMNIMLVSVQERTQEIGLRKAIGASQQDILVQFLIEAMILSVAGGVIGTGLGVGGIVVISALTPFQAGISVVAITVAVSVSGGIGLFFGVVPARQAAKLDPIVALRSA; encoded by the coding sequence ATGGATCTTCAAGAAAGCCTGAAAATGGCGACCCGAACCCTGATCGCCCACCGCCTCCGCAGTGCCTTAACCATGCTGGGGATTGTGATTGGCAATGCCTCTGTGATTGCCATGGTGGGCATCGGCGAAGGGGCGCAGCGGTTTGTCAACGAGCAATTGCAAACCCTGGGACCCAATGTGCTGTTCATCGTCCCCGGTAACCGAGAAACCCGAGAACTGGGGGGCTTAGATGTGCCCCGCACCCTGGTGGTGGCCGATGCTACCGCCATTGACAATCAAGTTCCTACCGTCGCCGGAGTGGCTCCAGAGTTTAATACCCGAGAATTGATCACTTACCGCAACCGCAGTGCCAACGCCAGTGTGGTGGGCAGCAATGAACAATTCCTGCAGGTGCGCGGGTTTGACATGGCCCAGGGGCGCTTTATCTCCGATCTGGATTTACAGCGCCGCAGCCAGGTGCTGGTGATGGGAGCAGACTTAGCCGACCGCCTGTTTGATCAGCAATCTCCTATTGGTCAGTCGATTCGAGTCAAGGGCGTGAGCTTCGAGGTAATTGGCGTGATGGCCCAGAAAGGATCGAATCTGGGACTCAACTATGACGACGCCGTGCTCATGCCCATTACCACCCAGGCCAGCCGCATCGTCGGTCGCCGCTCTCCCTACGGCATTGAGGTTTCCTTTATTGCGGTATCGGCTAAAAACCGAGACAGCATGGATACTGCCGAGTTCCAAATCACTAACTTACTGCGGCTGCGCCACAATATCCGTGGCGATGATGACTTTTTCATCAACAGCCAAAATACCCTGCTCAACATTGCCGGCACCATTACCGGCGCCCTGACCATCATGTTGGCCGCCATTGCCGGTATCTCATTGCTGGTGGGGGGCATCGGCATCATGAATATCATGCTGGTCTCAGTGCAGGAACGCACCCAAGAGATTGGTCTGCGCAAGGCGATTGGAGCCTCCCAACAAGATATTCTGGTGCAGTTTCTGATCGAGGCCATGATTTTGTCGGTGGCTGGCGGGGTGATTGGTACTGGCCTTGGCGTCGGCGGGATCGTGGTGATTAGCGCCCTCACCCCTTTTCAGGCAGGTATTTCGGTGGTGGCCATTACCGTAGCTGTTAGCGTTTCCGGCGGTATCGGGTTGTTCTTTGGTGTCGTGCCGGCTCGACAGGCGGCCAAGCTAGACCCCATCGTGGCCCTCAGGAGCGCATAA
- a CDS encoding efflux RND transporter periplasmic adaptor subunit: MHLPLIGKVRRPWLWVLGIGVAAAVIISGSALWFWRNRGPQYDVEALTQPVTEQPLTIRITASGTVQPIQTVNLSPKNAGILQALYVEQGDRVNQGQLIARMESEDEQAQIAQRQAAVAEAEAQLQDVLDGNRPQEIAQASAALEAAQAQLRDNQARLDLANAQLERNRQLQARGAISLEALDTARQEQQSAQAAYERAQAQVQEAEQRLQDLRTQPTPEAEAQARARLAQAQAQLQAAQVQLENTLVRAPFAGVITQKFATEGAFVTPTTSASDATSATSTAIVALAQDLEILAEVPEADIGAIQPGQAVEIRADAFPEEVFRGRVRLIAPEAIERQNVTLFQVRIELLTGKEQLLSNMNVTVAFIGEQLEEALVVPAVAIITQEGRTGVLVPDERGDIEFRPVTLGSQVGEQIQILEGLEPGDRIFTDLPPGQSIESLTFGRD, encoded by the coding sequence ATGCACTTACCGCTGATTGGAAAAGTTCGTCGCCCCTGGCTCTGGGTTCTGGGCATTGGGGTAGCAGCCGCGGTGATCATCTCTGGATCGGCTCTCTGGTTCTGGCGCAATCGCGGTCCCCAATACGACGTTGAAGCCCTGACACAACCGGTGACAGAGCAACCCCTGACCATCCGCATTACGGCTAGTGGGACCGTACAACCGATTCAGACGGTCAATCTTAGTCCTAAAAATGCCGGCATCCTGCAGGCCCTCTATGTAGAGCAAGGGGATCGGGTCAACCAAGGCCAATTGATTGCCCGCATGGAAAGCGAGGATGAGCAAGCCCAAATCGCCCAACGCCAAGCCGCCGTGGCCGAAGCCGAAGCCCAACTGCAAGATGTCCTCGATGGCAATCGACCCCAGGAAATCGCCCAGGCCAGCGCCGCCCTAGAGGCTGCCCAGGCCCAACTTCGGGACAACCAGGCCCGCCTCGATCTAGCCAATGCCCAGCTAGAACGCAACCGCCAGCTCCAGGCCCGCGGTGCCATCTCCCTAGAGGCTTTGGACACAGCCAGGCAAGAGCAACAAAGTGCCCAGGCGGCCTATGAGCGGGCCCAGGCTCAGGTACAAGAAGCCGAGCAGCGATTACAGGATCTGCGCACGCAACCCACCCCGGAAGCAGAAGCCCAGGCTCGAGCTCGCTTGGCCCAAGCCCAGGCGCAATTACAGGCAGCCCAGGTGCAATTAGAAAACACCCTGGTGCGAGCCCCTTTTGCTGGGGTGATTACCCAGAAGTTTGCCACCGAAGGAGCCTTCGTCACCCCTACGACTTCTGCTTCCGATGCCACCTCTGCCACCTCCACCGCTATCGTCGCCCTGGCCCAAGATCTTGAAATTCTAGCCGAGGTCCCAGAGGCCGACATTGGTGCCATTCAACCGGGGCAAGCCGTAGAAATTCGAGCCGATGCCTTTCCAGAAGAAGTATTTCGAGGGCGAGTGCGGTTGATTGCTCCAGAAGCCATCGAACGCCAAAATGTCACCCTGTTTCAAGTGCGGATTGAATTGCTCACCGGTAAAGAGCAGTTGCTATCGAATATGAACGTGACCGTGGCCTTCATCGGCGAGCAATTGGAGGAGGCGCTGGTGGTACCTGCGGTAGCGATCATCACCCAGGAAGGCCGCACCGGCGTGCTGGTACCCGATGAGCGCGGTGATATTGAGTTTCGCCCCGTCACGTTGGGCTCCCAAGTTGGGGAGCAGATCCAGATCCTGGAGGGACTAGAGCCTGGCGATCGCATCTTCACCGATCTGCCTCCAGGACAATCCATAGAAAGCTTGACCTTTGGCCGCGATTAA
- a CDS encoding Gfo/Idh/MocA family protein has product MTTEAPIGVAVVGTGFGQKVHIPGLQAHHRTNVVAVYHRDLETARAIAQEYQIPHACQRVEDIVALPEVDAVTIATPPFLHHAMATTALQAGKHVLLEKPTTLSVEEARQLEALAQERQLMAVMDFEFRFVPAWQRLAQLLAEGYVGQPRLIKIDWLVPGRANPQRPWSWYARRDQGGGALGAFASHSFDYIAWLFGPVRRLSARLSTAIPQRPDPQTGEPKPVDADDTCSLILELADGTPCQVAISSVTYAGRGHWLEIYGERGTLVLGSDNLKDYVHGFRLYGSQEGAPLEELPIPDQLAFPKTYADGRIAPFIRVVNHWVNCIDQGTLSAPSIRDGVYSQLLMDLTHQADDSGTWVAVPN; this is encoded by the coding sequence ATGACGACAGAGGCCCCCATTGGTGTTGCGGTAGTCGGGACTGGGTTTGGGCAGAAGGTTCATATTCCAGGGTTGCAGGCCCATCACCGCACAAATGTAGTCGCGGTCTATCATCGCGATCTGGAGACGGCCCGTGCGATCGCACAGGAGTATCAGATTCCCCACGCTTGTCAGCGGGTCGAAGACATCGTCGCCCTGCCAGAGGTAGATGCCGTCACCATCGCCACCCCGCCCTTCCTGCATCATGCCATGGCCACCACTGCCCTCCAGGCCGGAAAGCATGTACTGCTAGAGAAACCCACCACCCTGTCAGTGGAGGAAGCACGGCAACTAGAGGCCCTGGCCCAGGAGCGCCAGCTGATGGCGGTGATGGACTTCGAATTTCGCTTTGTTCCCGCCTGGCAGCGGCTAGCTCAGCTCCTGGCCGAGGGCTATGTGGGTCAACCACGGCTGATCAAAATTGACTGGCTGGTGCCCGGTCGGGCTAATCCGCAGCGCCCCTGGAGTTGGTACGCCCGTCGGGACCAGGGGGGCGGTGCCCTAGGGGCCTTTGCCTCCCACAGTTTCGACTATATTGCCTGGTTGTTCGGTCCGGTGCGGCGCCTCAGTGCCCGCCTCAGCACGGCCATTCCTCAACGCCCGGACCCACAGACAGGGGAACCCAAGCCCGTGGATGCCGATGATACCTGCAGCCTCATCCTAGAGTTAGCCGACGGCACCCCCTGCCAAGTCGCCATTAGCTCGGTGACCTATGCCGGCCGAGGCCATTGGCTGGAGATCTATGGGGAGCGCGGCACCCTGGTACTGGGCAGCGATAACCTCAAGGACTATGTTCATGGCTTTAGGCTCTATGGCAGCCAGGAGGGCGCTCCGTTAGAGGAGCTGCCCATTCCAGACCAGCTGGCCTTTCCTAAGACTTACGCAGATGGTCGCATAGCCCCCTTCATTCGTGTAGTCAACCACTGGGTTAATTGCATCGATCAGGGCACCCTATCGGCCCCATCAATTCGCGACGGGGTCTATTCCCAGCTGCTAATGGATTTGACCCACCAGGCCGATGACTCCGGCACTTGGGTGGCAGTGCCGAATTAA
- the hppD gene encoding 4-hydroxyphenylpyruvate dioxygenase gives MTPALGWQCRIKSFCRGSGQWEDLRLHIEYLQFYVDEAMVWRQWFVQRFGYQSLGSLTDADHHSELLCWGRVRVLLTAPLNSLSAAAAYLKRHPPGIVDVAFRVEGLAAWLERFRRLGGRLCRPLQTWQRQGACLRWCQIRGWGSLCHTLIERHGTTPPVPNWPQIDVPSPSSMIIDHAVLNVPAGELPQAARWYETMLGFQSQQRFVITTPRSGLASVVLSHPQGSAQFPINEPTSANSQIQEFLNHNRGAGIQHVAIETPDIVRTVAQLRRQGVKFLEVPSTYYEQLQQRPGFRPEQADWDAIAQQQILVDWLPDIPEALLLQTFTEPIFREPTCFFELIERCPYRQNQRLCKTQGFGEGNFQALFEAIERQQAQRGSLQ, from the coding sequence ATGACTCCGGCACTTGGGTGGCAGTGCCGAATTAAGTCGTTCTGTCGTGGTAGTGGGCAGTGGGAGGATCTCAGATTGCATATTGAGTATCTGCAGTTCTATGTCGACGAAGCCATGGTTTGGCGTCAGTGGTTTGTGCAGCGGTTTGGCTACCAGTCCCTCGGCAGCCTGACTGACGCCGATCATCACAGCGAATTGCTGTGCTGGGGACGGGTGCGGGTGCTGCTAACGGCTCCCTTAAATTCCCTCAGTGCCGCGGCGGCCTACCTGAAGCGGCATCCCCCCGGCATCGTCGATGTGGCCTTTCGAGTCGAAGGGTTGGCGGCGTGGTTAGAGCGATTTCGTCGCCTAGGAGGGCGGCTCTGCCGCCCCTTGCAAACCTGGCAGCGCCAGGGAGCCTGTCTGCGCTGGTGCCAGATTCGCGGCTGGGGTTCCCTGTGCCACACTTTGATCGAGCGACACGGGACCACGCCGCCAGTACCCAATTGGCCCCAGATAGATGTGCCCAGCCCATCGTCGATGATCATCGACCATGCGGTCCTAAATGTGCCGGCCGGAGAACTCCCCCAAGCCGCCCGCTGGTACGAAACCATGTTGGGCTTTCAGTCCCAACAACGATTCGTCATCACCACCCCTCGCTCGGGCTTAGCCAGTGTCGTCTTGTCCCATCCCCAGGGGTCGGCTCAGTTTCCCATCAACGAACCCACCTCGGCTAATTCTCAGATCCAGGAGTTTCTAAATCACAACCGGGGGGCCGGGATTCAACACGTTGCCATCGAGACTCCCGATATTGTCCGTACTGTGGCCCAGCTGCGGCGGCAAGGGGTCAAGTTCTTAGAAGTGCCGTCGACTTACTATGAGCAGCTGCAACAGCGACCAGGCTTTCGACCTGAGCAGGCTGACTGGGATGCGATCGCACAACAGCAGATTCTAGTCGATTGGTTACCAGATATCCCCGAGGCCCTGCTACTGCAGACCTTTACCGAACCAATTTTCAGGGAACCCACCTGCTTTTTCGAGCTGATCGAACGCTGCCCCTACCGACAGAATCAGCGACTCTGCAAGACCCAGGGATTCGGGGAAGGCAACTTCCAGGCCCTGTTCGAGGCCATCGAACGGCAGCAGGCGCAGCGGGGCAGCCTCCAGTAG
- a CDS encoding CPP1-like family protein, which produces MNEQNSYETLGLTESSSFEDIQEARDRLIEQCADDRKRIEAIEAAYDAILMERLRLRQEGKIKVPDRIRFAESAAEPLPSKPATPPPTRPEWLTQLMDTPERNEVLWPGFTFSVLCLLGLYTPSLALALGVGATIYFLNRKEHKFWRSVLLTVAGLVVGFAVGLSLAQGLTASGLQWAWATSDVVTAVVTFVVLWLFSSFLR; this is translated from the coding sequence ATGAACGAACAAAACTCGTATGAAACGCTGGGGTTAACTGAGTCCTCCTCCTTTGAGGATATTCAGGAGGCTCGCGACCGCTTAATCGAACAGTGCGCCGATGATCGAAAGCGGATTGAAGCGATTGAGGCGGCCTACGATGCCATCTTGATGGAGCGATTGCGCCTGCGTCAGGAAGGGAAGATTAAAGTGCCCGATCGGATTCGCTTCGCAGAATCGGCGGCGGAGCCTTTACCATCGAAGCCTGCGACTCCGCCGCCGACTCGGCCTGAGTGGTTAACTCAACTGATGGATACGCCAGAGCGCAATGAGGTGCTGTGGCCAGGGTTCACCTTCTCTGTACTGTGTTTACTGGGGCTCTATACGCCTTCTTTGGCTTTGGCTCTGGGCGTGGGGGCCACCATATACTTCCTCAACCGTAAGGAACATAAGTTCTGGCGCTCGGTGTTGCTGACGGTGGCAGGTCTGGTCGTTGGCTTTGCCGTTGGCCTATCGTTAGCCCAAGGGTTAACGGCGTCGGGGCTGCAGTGGGCCTGGGCTACCTCAGATGTGGTCACGGCAGTGGTGACCTTTGTGGTGCTGTGGCTGTTCAGTAGTTTCCTGCGTTGA
- a CDS encoding response regulator transcription factor encodes MASAKILVVDDDPAIRNLIHRFLAKQDYHVESAEDGKGALAIFEQLNPDLVVLDVNLPDTNGYDLCGEMQARTGVFVLMLTSRTDEDDKIRGFHQGADDYLTKPFGLRELEVRVGAILKRQRPVTAAEQQCLTFNSLAIDPVRREVTLDDELVPLTALEFDLLHFLASHPGRVWRRAELIQKVWDYEYVGDQRVVDVHVGQIRKKIEKDTTQPALIQTVRGVGYKFEPPSGQLAEPEA; translated from the coding sequence ATGGCTTCTGCCAAGATTCTCGTTGTTGATGACGATCCTGCCATTCGCAATCTGATCCATCGTTTTCTGGCCAAGCAAGATTATCACGTGGAGTCTGCAGAAGACGGTAAAGGGGCCCTGGCAATCTTCGAACAATTGAATCCAGATTTGGTGGTCCTTGACGTTAACCTACCCGATACCAACGGCTACGACCTCTGTGGTGAGATGCAGGCGCGTACCGGCGTGTTTGTGCTGATGCTGACCAGCCGCACCGATGAAGACGATAAAATTCGGGGATTCCACCAGGGGGCCGACGACTATCTGACCAAACCCTTTGGCCTGCGAGAGTTGGAAGTCAGAGTGGGGGCCATCCTGAAGCGGCAACGCCCGGTCACCGCTGCAGAGCAACAGTGTCTCACCTTCAATAGTCTGGCCATCGACCCGGTGCGCCGGGAAGTTACCCTGGATGACGAACTGGTTCCCCTCACGGCCTTAGAGTTTGACCTGCTACACTTTTTGGCTAGCCATCCTGGGCGAGTATGGCGGCGGGCCGAATTGATCCAGAAGGTGTGGGATTACGAGTATGTGGGCGACCAGCGAGTGGTGGATGTCCATGTCGGCCAAATCCGCAAGAAAATTGAAAAAGATACGACCCAACCTGCTCTGATTCAAACAGTACGGGGAGTAGGCTATAAATTTGAACCGCCATCAGGGCAATTGGCTGAACCCGAGGCCTAA
- a CDS encoding L-threonylcarbamoyladenylate synthase, translating into MATVYKIHPDNPQSHKIQAVKDALDVGAIVLYPTDTVYAIGCSLTVKAAIQRVRQLKQLANDKPLTFLCSSLSNIADYAFVSDTAYRIIRHLIPGPYTFLLPATKQVPKLVMSPKRRTTGIRVPNSTICHALLESLQTPIISTSALSLMPLDHGSERPTFSKASLFDHLEKQVDLIVDNGQELTYQVSSILDLTEAEPTLVRQGLGWEEVSNWGVLS; encoded by the coding sequence ATGGCTACGGTCTACAAAATTCATCCCGACAATCCCCAATCCCACAAGATTCAAGCTGTCAAGGATGCCCTAGACGTTGGTGCCATCGTGCTGTATCCCACCGATACGGTCTATGCCATCGGCTGCAGCCTCACGGTGAAAGCCGCCATCCAACGGGTGCGCCAGCTGAAACAACTGGCCAACGACAAACCCCTCACGTTTCTCTGTTCATCCCTCTCTAATATCGCCGATTATGCCTTTGTCAGCGACACCGCCTATCGCATCATCCGCCATCTGATTCCGGGCCCCTATACCTTCTTGCTCCCGGCTACCAAGCAAGTGCCCAAACTGGTCATGAGTCCGAAGCGGCGCACCACCGGTATTCGCGTGCCTAACAGCACCATTTGCCACGCTCTGTTGGAAAGCTTGCAGACTCCGATTATTTCCACCTCAGCCCTGTCGCTCATGCCCTTAGACCATGGCAGCGAACGGCCGACCTTCTCTAAGGCCAGCCTCTTCGACCACTTAGAAAAGCAGGTAGATCTGATCGTCGACAATGGCCAGGAGCTGACGTATCAGGTCTCTAGCATCTTAGATTTAACTGAGGCTGAACCCACCTTGGTCAGACAAGGGCTGGGCTGGGAAGAAGTCTCTAACTGGGGTGTCCTCAGCTGA
- a CDS encoding DUF4168 domain-containing protein: MAQEPQPAQAPPPETLDSQATLSEQQIEQFADAYKAIQTIQEDVQADMIQAVEAEGLTVEEFNTIAQSQQNPEIQAEVPPEQIERFSAATEQINAIRTNAREEMESAIQAEGLSVEEFEQILAMAQQDEALRQAINQRLAQ, from the coding sequence GTGGCCCAAGAGCCTCAACCCGCTCAGGCTCCACCGCCTGAGACGCTAGACAGCCAAGCCACCTTATCTGAGCAGCAAATTGAGCAGTTTGCTGACGCCTACAAGGCCATCCAGACCATTCAAGAAGATGTTCAGGCTGACATGATCCAGGCCGTAGAAGCTGAAGGGTTAACGGTCGAGGAGTTCAATACCATTGCCCAGAGTCAGCAAAATCCTGAGATCCAGGCAGAGGTACCGCCCGAGCAAATCGAGCGGTTTTCTGCGGCCACTGAGCAGATCAACGCCATTCGCACCAACGCTCGAGAGGAGATGGAATCAGCCATTCAGGCTGAGGGCCTAAGCGTGGAGGAATTTGAGCAGATTCTAGCCATGGCCCAACAAGATGAAGCGTTGCGACAAGCCATTAACCAACGCCTGGCACAGTAG
- a CDS encoding response regulator transcription factor, producing MKLLLIEDDERIADALAEDLSDQHYTVDVVYDGQTGWDYADMVQYDLIVLDVMLPEIDGITLCQRLRQAGHQVPILMLTACDTIADKVLGLDAGADDYLVKPFDLQELSARIRALLRRGETTTPPVLQWHQLSLNPNTCDVSYGEQPLALSPKEYSLLEFFLRHQRRVFSRAQLLEQLWPFERMPDESTVKAHIRGLRQKLEAAGAPKDLIETVYGLGYRLKQLDE from the coding sequence ATGAAGCTATTGCTGATTGAAGATGATGAGCGTATCGCCGACGCCCTGGCCGAGGATCTCAGTGACCAGCACTATACGGTAGATGTGGTCTACGATGGTCAGACTGGATGGGACTATGCCGATATGGTTCAGTACGATTTGATTGTGCTGGATGTAATGTTGCCTGAAATTGATGGCATTACCCTCTGCCAACGGCTACGTCAGGCTGGACATCAGGTCCCAATTTTGATGCTGACAGCGTGCGATACCATTGCCGATAAGGTATTGGGCTTAGATGCTGGGGCAGATGACTATTTAGTTAAGCCCTTTGATTTGCAAGAGCTTTCCGCCCGCATTCGAGCATTGCTGCGGCGGGGAGAAACCACGACGCCACCGGTTTTGCAGTGGCACCAGCTGTCCCTCAACCCCAACACCTGTGATGTTAGCTATGGTGAGCAGCCCCTTGCCCTCAGCCCCAAGGAGTACAGCCTGCTGGAATTTTTTCTGCGCCACCAGCGCCGGGTCTTCAGCCGGGCGCAATTACTGGAACAACTGTGGCCGTTTGAACGGATGCCAGATGAGTCGACGGTAAAAGCCCATATTCGAGGACTGCGACAAAAGCTAGAGGCGGCAGGGGCGCCCAAGGATCTGATTGAAACGGTTTATGGGTTGGGCTATCGACTCAAACAACTGGATGAATGA